The Methanofervidicoccus sp. A16 genome has a segment encoding these proteins:
- a CDS encoding signal recognition particle subunit SRP19/SEC65 family protein, translated as MKEIVIWPVYIDRERSRREGRQVPKSLGVKNPKLDSIYRTLKKMGYSPQMVRNKCHPRRHWEPCGYIKVKVEEGISKLELLKEICRNYGRK; from the coding sequence ATGAAAGAAATTGTTATCTGGCCTGTCTATATAGATAGGGAGAGGAGTCGAAGGGAGGGACGACAAGTGCCTAAGAGTTTAGGTGTTAAAAATCCAAAGTTGGATAGTATATACAGGACGTTAAAGAAGATGGGGTATTCTCCTCAGATGGTAAGAAACAAGTGTCATCCAAGGAGACACTGGGAGCCCTGTGGGTATATTAAGGTTAAAGTAGAGGAGGGCATTTCGAAGTTGGAATTACTTAAGGAGATATGTAGGAACTATGGAAGGAAGTAA
- a CDS encoding flavodoxin family protein, with protein sequence MKVVGISGSPRKGNTAFLVKEALKAAEEEGIETEYISLAEKELNPCLACDECKKEGKCIIMDDINDILEKMAKADGIIIGSPVYFGGVSAQLKMLFDRSRPYRRGFKLRNKVGGAIAVGASRNGGQETTVRDIHNFMLIHSMIVVGDNDPTAHYGGTGVGGHVEDCKKDEIGIKTSRNLGKKVAEVIKFIHKRNI encoded by the coding sequence TTGAAAGTAGTAGGAATAAGTGGTTCTCCAAGGAAAGGAAATACTGCCTTCTTAGTAAAGGAAGCCTTAAAAGCTGCTGAAGAAGAGGGTATTGAGACAGAATACATATCCTTAGCAGAAAAAGAGTTAAATCCCTGTTTAGCCTGTGATGAGTGTAAAAAAGAGGGCAAGTGTATAATAATGGACGATATAAACGATATACTAGAAAAGATGGCAAAAGCAGATGGTATTATCATAGGTTCTCCAGTTTACTTTGGGGGCGTTAGTGCCCAGTTGAAGATGCTCTTTGATAGATCTAGACCTTATAGGAGAGGATTTAAACTAAGGAATAAGGTAGGTGGTGCAATAGCAGTGGGGGCTTCAAGAAATGGAGGACAGGAGACAACAGTAAGAGATATCCATAACTTTATGCTTATACACTCTATGATAGTAGTGGGAGATAACGATCCAACTGCTCATTACGGAGGTACAGGGGTAGGAGGGCATGTAGAAGACTGTAAGAAGGATGAGATTGGCATAAAAACCTCAAGAAACTTAGGTAAAAAAGTTGCTGAAGTTATAAAGTTTATCCACAAGAGAAATATTTAA
- a CDS encoding MJ1255/VC2487 family glycosyltransferase, with translation MKILISVCGEGFGHTTRCLAIGEELSKEHEVKFIAYGKSMDFIKRCNYEVFETYPEVKLTGYNGRFDIKGSIFNREHKPTKAIKRELKIVKRYKPDLIITDCKYSTALVAKLLNIPFYIVTNQNYTRSCDNRKFIVYPVMRFLNIINKQSKGVIIPDLPMPYTICEYNLTMLDNLQFIGPLIRYHVDDYEDEDDNYILSVIGGFEYRYRILELLNEISRRKDIKVKMVCGSYEVAKKLRKIKSPNVEIIPFTTNMEDLIRRCSFIVCHGGHSTLMEAVSFGKPVITIPDLYHPEQENNSKKIGDLKCGIALSHIDLENTLEWAIDEMMNNPIYFKNAKKLKELCKFYNGRANIREIVRKHERDSRSKGIISLLKFSREGKRFKMF, from the coding sequence ATGAAGATCCTTATATCTGTATGTGGTGAAGGATTTGGACACACTACCAGATGTCTTGCTATAGGAGAAGAGTTATCAAAAGAACATGAGGTTAAATTTATAGCGTATGGAAAGAGTATGGATTTTATAAAAAGGTGTAATTACGAAGTTTTTGAAACCTATCCAGAGGTTAAATTAACTGGGTATAACGGTAGATTTGATATTAAAGGAAGTATCTTCAACAGGGAGCATAAACCTACAAAGGCTATAAAGAGGGAGTTAAAGATAGTAAAGAGGTATAAACCTGATCTTATTATTACCGACTGTAAATACAGTACTGCCCTAGTTGCAAAGTTATTGAATATTCCTTTTTATATAGTTACTAACCAAAATTATACCAGATCCTGTGATAATAGAAAGTTCATCGTTTATCCTGTTATGAGGTTTTTAAACATAATAAATAAACAGTCTAAAGGTGTAATAATACCTGATCTCCCAATGCCCTATACCATCTGTGAGTACAACCTAACTATGTTGGACAACCTTCAGTTTATTGGACCTTTAATTAGATACCATGTGGATGACTACGAGGATGAAGATGATAATTATATCCTCAGTGTAATAGGCGGGTTTGAATACAGATACAGAATATTAGAGTTGCTAAATGAAATATCCAGACGAAAAGATATTAAGGTAAAAATGGTATGTGGAAGTTATGAAGTTGCAAAAAAACTTAGGAAAATTAAATCTCCAAATGTAGAGATCATACCTTTCACAACTAATATGGAGGATCTTATAAGAAGATGTTCCTTCATCGTATGTCATGGAGGACACTCTACCTTGATGGAGGCTGTAAGTTTTGGAAAACCTGTTATTACCATTCCAGACCTCTACCACCCTGAACAGGAGAATAACAGTAAAAAGATAGGAGATCTAAAATGTGGAATAGCCCTTAGTCATATCGATTTAGAGAATACCTTGGAGTGGGCCATTGATGAAATGATGAATAATCCTATCTACTTTAAAAATGCTAAGAAGTTAAAGGAGTTATGTAAGTTCTACAACGGTAGGGCAAATATAAGGGAGATTGTAAGGAAACATGAAAGAGATAGTAGATCAAAGGGAATTATTTCCCTTTTGAAGTTTTCAAGGGAGGGCAAGAGATTTAAGATGTTTTAA
- the yjjX gene encoding inosine/xanthosine triphosphatase: MFKDKVCEICGDPAKNYLYGTFLCDREECIEKAKMLRGGPGGHKLIRVALGSENPTKIKGTQMALEKVMKNILIVPVDVDSGVSKQPFGVDEIVKGAINRAKGAFEKVPSHYGIGIEAGVVEIGGKYLDIHICAIFDGEEYTIGTSQGFQIPEEILEEVRRGEECSKAVEKVYGIKDIGKREGIIGYLTKDLVSRVDLCRDAVLMAIVPRLRS, encoded by the coding sequence ATGTTTAAGGATAAGGTATGTGAGATATGTGGAGATCCTGCGAAGAACTATCTCTATGGGACCTTTCTATGCGATAGGGAGGAGTGTATAGAGAAGGCCAAGATGTTAAGAGGGGGACCTGGAGGACATAAACTGATAAGAGTTGCCCTTGGAAGTGAGAATCCCACAAAGATCAAAGGAACTCAGATGGCACTGGAGAAGGTTATGAAGAATATACTCATTGTTCCTGTAGATGTAGATAGTGGAGTGTCTAAACAACCTTTTGGAGTTGATGAGATTGTAAAGGGGGCTATAAACAGGGCAAAGGGGGCATTTGAGAAGGTCCCCTCTCACTACGGGATAGGTATTGAGGCGGGAGTGGTGGAGATAGGGGGAAAGTATCTGGATATTCATATATGTGCAATTTTTGATGGAGAGGAGTATACCATAGGTACATCTCAGGGATTCCAGATACCTGAAGAGATACTTGAAGAGGTTAGAAGAGGAGAAGAGTGTAGTAAGGCTGTTGAAAAGGTTTACGGTATAAAAGATATTGGAAAAAGGGAGGGCATAATTGGATATCTGACGAAGGACCTTGTAAGTAGGGTAGATCTTTGTAGGGATGCAGTACTTATGGCCATAGTGCCTAGATTACGTAGTTAA
- a CDS encoding winged helix-turn-helix transcriptional regulator — MVVKKYTVVILLLFFTVVNISEAIKFEDYKVVFSIDENDIVHGNIYLVIYNNNSEEIPTITYILPHTIYNLKVSSNKNISYIEEDHEEGSTKIEIKFKSPIKKGERCYINISFNGDMIWDKYGKKMFSATIPAVDSNFTMTVILPKGAAVVSPAEGLLSITPQDYTIDTDGKRIYIKWKRKLNKEDRYFTATVSYVVQPINYINDNNNTPLNNFYYNLLLITLMVIIIGAIYGIYYEKKKVIKRDQLIDELSNKINNLLNDLNMLKVELESKDNTISQLKKKNCELVDELSELVSQLNTLKGEDIEKDKIIKELKETCEDLNNQLEDYKSEIIKLNVKLEELEDINKKYREELEKSKRIISEKEKIIEDLKSTLKIYEKDIGELKKKIKEYERTLKNMLMDILTEEEKTIVNLIKEYGEITQKEIVEITGMSKPKVSRIVADLENRGIIKKVKIGRINKLALTDKFRWE; from the coding sequence ATGGTGGTAAAAAAATACACTGTAGTGATTCTTCTCCTGTTTTTTACAGTTGTAAATATAAGTGAGGCTATAAAGTTTGAAGATTACAAGGTAGTATTTAGTATAGATGAGAATGACATCGTACACGGGAATATATACTTAGTTATATACAACAACAACTCTGAGGAGATCCCTACTATTACCTATATTCTACCCCATACTATCTACAACCTGAAAGTATCTTCTAACAAAAATATAAGTTATATAGAAGAGGATCACGAAGAAGGTTCTACTAAGATAGAGATAAAATTTAAAAGCCCTATAAAAAAGGGAGAAAGATGTTATATTAACATAAGTTTTAATGGAGATATGATCTGGGACAAATATGGAAAAAAGATGTTTTCAGCAACAATACCTGCTGTAGATTCCAACTTTACAATGACTGTAATACTACCAAAGGGAGCCGCTGTAGTATCTCCTGCAGAGGGCCTCTTAAGTATAACACCCCAAGATTACACCATAGACACCGACGGAAAGAGAATATACATAAAATGGAAGAGAAAACTGAACAAAGAGGATAGATACTTTACAGCAACTGTGTCCTATGTAGTACAACCTATTAATTACATCAACGATAACAATAACACGCCCCTTAACAATTTCTATTACAATCTACTTCTAATAACCCTAATGGTAATAATTATAGGGGCTATCTATGGAATATACTACGAAAAAAAGAAGGTTATAAAAAGGGACCAACTTATAGATGAGTTATCAAATAAGATTAATAACCTGTTAAACGACCTAAATATGCTTAAGGTAGAGTTAGAAAGTAAAGATAATACTATTTCACAGTTAAAGAAAAAAAACTGTGAACTAGTAGATGAGTTAAGTGAGTTGGTATCCCAGTTAAACACCTTAAAGGGAGAGGATATAGAGAAGGATAAAATAATAAAGGAACTTAAAGAAACCTGTGAAGATCTAAACAACCAACTTGAAGATTATAAAAGTGAAATTATAAAGTTAAATGTTAAACTGGAGGAGTTAGAGGATATCAATAAAAAGTACAGAGAAGAGTTGGAAAAAAGTAAAAGGATAATCTCTGAGAAGGAGAAAATCATAGAGGATTTAAAGAGTACTCTAAAGATATATGAGAAGGATATAGGAGAGTTAAAGAAGAAGATAAAAGAGTACGAAAGAACCTTAAAGAATATGCTAATGGATATATTAACAGAAGAGGAGAAAACTATTGTAAATTTGATAAAAGAGTACGGAGAAATCACCCAGAAGGAGATCGTAGAGATTACAGGGATGAGCAAACCTAAAGTCTCCAGGATAGTAGCAGATCTTGAGAATAGAGGTATAATAAAAAAGGTTAAAATTGGTAGGATAAATAAGTTGGCGCTAACAGATAAGTTTAGGTGGGAGTAA
- a CDS encoding cell wall-binding repeat-containing protein has translation MKRIYILIFLLLLPWSVEGLVIGEEKPSLVDTVVITNNNWPDCIVATEYAYKVNGVVLQTNTDYLNPSIESLIEAIAPKRIVIVGGPLAVSHSVEERLREYGNVVRIWGPTRVETCEKILKRINSEKEMILVNGTNFKDVIGVISQGYTPVYCFINVYDPNDIMRVYRDDGTVELYYYKSRRLIGRYDREYVLEVPGEILVLSRCPDMDIKFTNNRYISKFGYKLLDLENTSLNSNCKYLVEVNKNTPSVVLLSKYLDIPIVYDGFNVSNSDHIITFENDPVDSSITVTVDILILKRTMELYRKNKDLKQALYEAKTQLWSKNIPVEKYNIPCSCLEEYMNKKLTKRSY, from the coding sequence ATGAAAAGAATATATATTCTTATTTTTTTGCTGTTACTACCTTGGAGTGTAGAGGGGTTAGTTATTGGAGAGGAGAAACCCTCCCTTGTCGATACTGTAGTTATTACAAATAACAACTGGCCAGACTGTATAGTTGCTACAGAGTATGCATATAAGGTAAATGGAGTTGTACTTCAAACCAATACTGACTATCTAAATCCCTCTATAGAGTCCCTCATTGAAGCCATTGCACCAAAGAGGATAGTTATTGTAGGAGGGCCTTTAGCAGTTTCCCATAGTGTTGAAGAGAGGTTGAGGGAATACGGCAATGTTGTAAGAATATGGGGTCCCACTAGAGTAGAAACCTGTGAAAAGATTCTTAAGAGGATAAATAGTGAAAAAGAGATGATTTTAGTAAATGGTACAAACTTTAAAGACGTTATAGGAGTGATCTCCCAGGGTTATACACCTGTTTACTGTTTTATAAATGTTTATGATCCAAATGATATTATGAGAGTCTATAGGGACGACGGTACCGTTGAGTTGTACTATTATAAGAGCAGAAGACTTATTGGCAGGTACGATAGGGAGTATGTTTTAGAGGTACCTGGCGAGATCTTGGTTCTAAGTCGATGTCCAGATATGGATATAAAGTTCACAAACAACAGGTATATATCCAAATTTGGATATAAACTATTAGATTTAGAGAATACTTCCTTAAATTCCAACTGTAAATACTTAGTAGAGGTGAATAAGAACACACCTTCTGTAGTACTCCTCTCCAAGTACCTAGATATACCTATAGTGTATGATGGTTTTAATGTATCTAATAGTGATCACATTATAACTTTTGAAAACGATCCTGTTGATAGCAGTATTACCGTCACTGTAGATATTCTTATTCTTAAGAGGACTATGGAACTGTACAGAAAAAATAAGGATCTAAAACAGGCCCTTTATGAGGCAAAAACACAACTCTGGTCTAAGAATATCCCTGTTGAAAAATACAACATACCCTGCTCCTGTTTGGAGGAATATATGAATAAGAAATTAACAAAGCGGTCGTATTAA
- the ftsZ gene encoding cell division protein FtsZ, whose product MRLVNEALSRKTDQGSKNLQDDKVGKVNILVVGCGGAGNNTIHRLMEMGIKGAETIALNTDKQHLEHINADKKILIGSTLTRGLGAGGYPEIGRKSAELARGVLEDVLKNADLVFVTAGLGGGTGTGSAPVVAEIAKEQGAIVIGVVTYPFKIERARLKKAEEGLERLTETCDTVIVIDNNKLLELVPNLPINDAFKVADEIIANAVKGITETICEKSLINIDYADVKAVMTNGGVAMIGVGEVDSDTKGDRVERVVKETMNCPLLDVDYTGATGALIHITGGPDLSLDEAVRIGERITENLNPDANVIWGARIDPSMEGCLRVMAIVTGVKSPNIFGSNRPLKKILPKPKKSNSLGIDYIV is encoded by the coding sequence ATGAGACTTGTTAATGAGGCGCTCTCTAGAAAGACTGATCAAGGTAGTAAAAATTTACAAGATGATAAGGTTGGAAAGGTAAATATTCTCGTAGTAGGTTGTGGAGGTGCAGGAAACAATACGATTCATAGACTTATGGAGATGGGCATTAAGGGGGCAGAAACTATCGCCTTAAATACAGATAAGCAACATCTAGAGCATATAAATGCTGATAAGAAAATACTTATAGGATCTACACTGACAAGGGGTCTCGGTGCTGGAGGTTACCCTGAAATTGGGAGGAAGTCTGCTGAGTTGGCAAGAGGTGTATTGGAGGATGTTCTAAAAAATGCTGACTTGGTGTTCGTTACTGCAGGATTAGGAGGAGGTACAGGGACAGGTTCTGCTCCAGTGGTGGCTGAAATAGCTAAGGAACAGGGGGCTATAGTAATTGGGGTTGTGACCTATCCATTTAAGATAGAAAGGGCTAGATTAAAGAAGGCAGAAGAGGGTCTTGAAAGACTAACAGAGACCTGTGATACTGTTATCGTAATAGACAACAACAAATTGTTAGAGTTGGTACCTAACCTACCTATAAACGATGCATTTAAGGTTGCAGATGAGATCATAGCAAATGCAGTAAAGGGTATAACTGAGACCATATGTGAGAAGAGTTTGATAAATATCGACTATGCAGATGTAAAGGCAGTTATGACCAATGGAGGAGTGGCTATGATAGGGGTTGGTGAGGTGGATTCTGATACCAAGGGAGACAGAGTAGAAAGAGTGGTTAAAGAGACGATGAACTGTCCTCTCCTAGATGTGGACTACACTGGAGCGACAGGGGCCCTCATACATATAACTGGAGGTCCAGATCTGTCATTGGATGAGGCTGTAAGGATCGGAGAGAGGATCACAGAGAACCTCAACCCAGATGCCAACGTAATATGGGGAGCAAGAATAGATCCATCCATGGAAGGATGTCTAAGAGTCATGGCCATAGTCACAGGAGTAAAGTCTCCAAACATATTCGGTAGTAATAGACCTCTAAAGAAGATATTGCCAAAACCTAAAAAGAGTAACTCTCTAGGAATAGACTATATAGTATAA
- the cgi121 gene encoding KEOPS complex subunit Cgi121, giving the protein MIVVGVRDCTIKEDIFKLNLPFQILNGDVIATEKHILHAINQAKSKEPITNSFWMEILVRASAQRQISTAIEIIGVKTGKGRNICIVCPDEDTLEEVLKHTGGKIDNSVLDLNPEKLERIRKIYDIKEDYFKDEEEVVKRICEKISVMEIIK; this is encoded by the coding sequence ATGATAGTTGTAGGTGTAAGGGACTGTACTATAAAAGAGGATATATTTAAATTAAATCTTCCCTTTCAAATATTAAATGGAGATGTTATAGCAACAGAGAAGCATATTTTACATGCTATAAATCAGGCAAAGTCTAAGGAACCTATCACAAACAGTTTCTGGATGGAGATCCTTGTAAGGGCCTCTGCACAGAGACAGATATCTACCGCCATAGAGATCATAGGGGTGAAAACTGGGAAGGGGAGGAATATCTGTATAGTATGCCCAGATGAGGATACATTAGAGGAGGTATTAAAACATACAGGTGGAAAGATAGATAACTCTGTATTGGATCTAAACCCTGAGAAGTTGGAGAGGATCAGAAAAATATACGATATTAAGGAAGATTATTTCAAAGATGAGGAAGAAGTTGTTAAAAGGATATGTGAAAAAATAAGTGTTATGGAGATAATAAAGTGA
- the hisD gene encoding histidinol dehydrogenase gives MIVKGIKELTEEEKYRIINRNKMNLEEIIPTVKEILDNIKNRGDEALREYTRKFDKVDIEDFKIYEEEIEGAYNKVDDKVVSAIEVAYENIKRFHEMQLEGIKEWEMERDGIKTGQIVRPVRSAGCYVPGGRAFYPSTVLMTVVPAKVAGVKRVVVASPPYGKEINPVTLVASHIAGADEIYKVGGAQAIGALAYGTETIPKVDIIVGPGNIYVTCAKMLVSGSEVKIDFPAGPSEVLIICDENAKDEYVAMDLLAQGEHDPNSSCILLTTSREKALSIRDKILELMKDIERRGIIEKSLQNMAILYGDIKECIEFSNEYAPEHLEIITENPREILKYIENAGSVFLGEYAPVPVGDYATGTNHVLPTGGCARMYSGLSVDHFLKKISVQELSREGLESISETVITLAEIEGLYNHAKTVKIRLGDSDV, from the coding sequence ATGATAGTTAAGGGAATTAAGGAGTTAACAGAGGAGGAAAAATATAGGATAATAAATAGAAATAAGATGAACCTAGAGGAGATAATACCGACAGTTAAGGAGATACTTGACAACATTAAAAATAGAGGAGATGAGGCTCTAAGGGAATATACCAGAAAATTTGATAAGGTAGATATTGAGGACTTCAAGATTTATGAGGAGGAAATAGAAGGGGCTTACAATAAAGTAGATGATAAGGTTGTATCTGCCATAGAGGTGGCTTATGAGAATATAAAGAGGTTCCATGAGATGCAGTTAGAGGGTATTAAAGAATGGGAGATGGAAAGAGATGGAATAAAAACTGGGCAGATAGTTAGGCCTGTAAGGAGTGCAGGGTGCTACGTACCTGGGGGGAGGGCGTTCTATCCCTCTACTGTACTTATGACTGTAGTACCTGCCAAGGTGGCAGGAGTTAAAAGGGTAGTTGTTGCATCTCCACCTTATGGGAAGGAGATAAACCCTGTTACCTTAGTAGCCTCCCATATTGCGGGGGCAGATGAGATATATAAAGTAGGTGGTGCCCAGGCTATAGGTGCTTTAGCCTACGGTACTGAAACAATACCCAAGGTGGATATAATAGTTGGACCTGGGAATATCTACGTAACCTGTGCAAAGATGTTGGTAAGTGGTAGTGAGGTAAAGATAGACTTCCCTGCAGGGCCCTCTGAGGTGTTGATAATATGCGATGAAAATGCAAAAGATGAGTACGTTGCCATGGATCTACTGGCCCAGGGGGAGCATGATCCCAACTCTTCCTGTATATTATTAACTACCTCGAGGGAGAAAGCCCTCTCTATCAGGGATAAGATTTTAGAGTTGATGAAGGATATAGAACGTAGAGGTATTATAGAGAAATCTCTTCAAAATATGGCTATACTCTACGGAGATATTAAAGAGTGTATTGAATTCTCCAACGAGTACGCCCCTGAACATCTAGAGATCATCACTGAAAATCCTAGAGAGATCCTTAAATACATCGAGAATGCAGGGAGTGTATTCCTCGGAGAGTATGCACCAGTACCTGTTGGGGATTACGCTACTGGGACAAATCACGTCCTACCAACTGGTGGTTGTGCAAGGATGTACTCAGGTTTAAGTGTAGATCACTTCTTAAAGAAGATCTCGGTACAGGAACTTAGTAGAGAGGGATTGGAAAGTATATCTGAGACTGTTATAACCCTTGCAGAGATCGAGGGACTGTACAACCATGCAAAGACAGTTAAGATAAGGTTAGGGGATAGTGATGTTTAA
- the cobA gene encoding uroporphyrinogen-III C-methyltransferase, with amino-acid sequence MKVILVGAGPGDEELITVKGLKAIKSGDVIIYDDLINKNLLRYAKEDAELIYVGKRKGKHSYKQEDINRLLVEKAKENKVVVRLKGGDPFVFGRGGEEILYLKKHNIPYEVIPGITSAIGVPEVAGIPLTHRKVSTSFTVVTGHEAEDKDEKQVRLRDLNGDTIVILMGITNLEDHVKELLKNPRRDENTPVAIITNGTTERQKVIKGTLGDIVKKAKENNVKPPGVIVVGEVVNVLDITK; translated from the coding sequence ATGAAGGTTATCCTTGTAGGTGCAGGGCCTGGAGATGAAGAACTAATTACTGTTAAGGGATTAAAGGCTATAAAAAGTGGAGATGTAATCATCTACGACGATCTGATAAATAAAAACCTACTAAGATACGCCAAGGAAGATGCAGAATTAATATACGTAGGTAAGAGGAAGGGAAAACACTCCTACAAACAGGAGGATATCAATAGATTGTTGGTAGAAAAGGCCAAGGAAAACAAAGTTGTAGTTAGGTTAAAAGGTGGAGATCCCTTTGTATTTGGTAGGGGAGGAGAGGAAATACTCTATTTAAAGAAACATAACATACCCTACGAGGTTATCCCAGGTATTACATCGGCAATAGGTGTCCCAGAGGTTGCAGGTATTCCTTTAACCCATAGAAAGGTATCTACATCCTTTACAGTAGTTACAGGACATGAGGCAGAGGATAAAGATGAGAAGCAGGTAAGATTGAGGGATCTAAATGGAGATACAATTGTAATACTTATGGGAATAACGAACTTAGAGGATCATGTTAAGGAACTCCTGAAAAATCCCCGTAGAGATGAGAACACTCCAGTGGCTATAATAACCAACGGCACCACAGAGCGCCAGAAAGTGATAAAGGGAACCTTAGGAGATATTGTTAAGAAGGCTAAAGAGAACAATGTTAAACCTCCAGGTGTTATAGTTGTGGGAGAGGTTGTAAATGTGTTGGATATTACTAAATAA
- the corA gene encoding magnesium/cobalt transporter CorA has protein sequence MLKILGYRGEDIVKIDLEELENYRDYVLIWIDCYAPSDEELLKLSRKIGISVDELKVGLDEQEVPRVEEEEDYYLIIYKAPLFEEEVTTTSFGIFIKDNIVLTIHIDKIKSIGKIYSLLKSKKPKTLMGKGVGFFLYVLLNQITLNYSRILLNLEDKLDTLEDALINGDGNVTEEILQLRKTLVYFHKALVSNKDVLSILKRKYLPITTQEDREHLEDLYYDTLQLLDMETTYRELLVSMMDMGLSLENIRMNQIMKILTMVTTVFAVPVWITGVFGMNFKYMPLVDNPYGFWIVMGVVLITIVILMYIFIKEGWL, from the coding sequence ATGCTAAAGATTTTAGGGTACAGGGGAGAGGATATAGTTAAAATAGATTTAGAAGAGTTAGAAAATTATAGAGATTACGTATTAATATGGATAGACTGCTATGCACCCTCAGATGAGGAACTTTTAAAACTCTCTAGAAAGATAGGTATTAGTGTAGATGAGTTAAAAGTAGGTTTAGATGAACAGGAGGTTCCAAGGGTTGAAGAGGAGGAGGATTACTATCTGATTATCTATAAGGCTCCTCTCTTTGAGGAGGAGGTTACCACTACTTCCTTTGGAATATTTATAAAGGATAATATAGTATTAACCATCCATATTGACAAGATAAAGTCCATTGGGAAGATATATAGTTTACTAAAATCTAAGAAACCGAAAACACTAATGGGGAAGGGGGTGGGTTTTTTTCTCTATGTACTTTTAAATCAGATTACTTTAAATTACTCGAGAATACTGTTAAATTTAGAGGATAAGTTAGACACATTGGAGGACGCCCTGATCAATGGAGATGGCAATGTAACAGAGGAGATACTACAACTGAGAAAAACCCTAGTATACTTCCACAAGGCTCTAGTATCTAACAAGGATGTTTTATCCATATTAAAGAGAAAGTATCTGCCAATCACCACACAGGAGGATAGGGAACATTTAGAGGATCTCTACTACGATACCCTCCAGTTGTTAGATATGGAGACTACATATAGGGAGTTGTTAGTTTCAATGATGGATATGGGACTTTCCTTAGAGAATATTAGAATGAACCAGATAATGAAGATATTAACCATGGTTACAACAGTGTTTGCAGTCCCTGTTTGGATAACTGGTGTATTTGGTATGAACTTCAAGTATATGCCCCTTGTAGATAATCCATATGGGTTTTGGATAGTTATGGGGGTAGTTTTGATTACCATAGTTATACTTATGTATATATTTATAAAGGAGGGGTGGTTATAG